In Phyllopteryx taeniolatus isolate TA_2022b chromosome 22, UOR_Ptae_1.2, whole genome shotgun sequence, one DNA window encodes the following:
- the ntf3 gene encoding neurotrophin-3 isoform X1, with protein MSTLLDTNRPMLWLPLLRFSPLLPVNSSVCQWVSACTEAAEQLLQGRIGRPPARAMQTHSRILQVNLVMSILLYVMVLVYLYGIQATNMENSRQGQQQQQQQQQQQHQQQQQQPSPDPLNSLIIQLLQADLTRGRTRGNQTQQGKSRDTDHRDALPPLHSANLVPEERGDAEQWGEAGRSGESNASVDEGQITMLNSDLLRQHKRFNSPRVLLSDRAPLQPPPLYMADDFVSGGPEGETSGNKTRKKRYTEHKSYRGEYSVCDSESQWVTDKTQGVDTRGTPVTVLGKIKTSVTQDIKQYFYETRCQTPRPFKGGCRGIDDKNWNSQCKTTQTYVRALTQVRNSVGWRWIRIDTSCVCALSRKRHRT; from the exons ATGTCGACTCTGTTGGATACTAACCGGCCGATGCTATGGTTACCTTTATTACG GTTTTCCCCGCTGCTGCCAGTCAACTCGAGTGTGTGTCAGTGGGTGTCGGCGTGCACTGAGGCTGCCGAACAGCTGTTGCAGGGGCGGATTGGACGCCCTCCCGCCCGTGCCATGCAGACACACAGCAGG ATCTTACAGGTGAATCTAGTGATGTCCATCCTGCTCTATGTGATGGTCCTCGTGTACCTCTATGGTATCCAGGCAACCAACATGGAAAACAGTCGCCAGGggcaacagcagcaacagcagcagcagcagcagcagcaccagcagcagcagcagcagcccagTCCGGACCCTTTAAACTCCCTCATCATCCAGCTCCTCCAGGCTGACCTGACCAGAGGCAGGACAAGGGGGAACCAGACCCAGCAGGGGAAAAGCAGGGACACGGACCACCGCGATGCGCTGCCGCCTCTCCACAGTGCTAACCTGGTTCCGGAGGAACGCGGGGACGCGGAGCAGTGGGGAGAGGCGGGCCGCAGCGGCGAAAGCAACGCCAGTGTGGACGAGGGGCAGATAACCATGTTGAACTCGGACCTACTGAGGCAGCACAAGCGCTTTAATTCCCCCCGAGTGCTGCTGAGTGACCGAGCACCGCTGCAACCGCCGCCGCTGTATATGGCGGATGACTTTGTAAGTGGCGGACCAGAGGGCGAAACATCCGGAAACAAGACCCGGAAGAAGCGCTACACTGAACACAAGAGTTATCGCGGGGAATACTCCGTGTGCGACAGTGAGAGCCAGTGGGTGACTGATAAAACTCAGGGGGTGGACACGAGGGGAACCCCCGTCACCGTTTTGGGCAAAATTAAAACCAGCGTGACTCAGGatattaaacaatatttttacgAGACGCGTTGTCAGACCCCGCGGCCTTTCAAGGGAGGCTGCAGGGGTATTGACGACAAGAACTGGAACTCGCAATGTAAGACGACACAGACTTACGTGCGAGCGCTAACGCAAGTTCGCAACTCAGTCGGCTGGAGGTGGATACGCATTGATACTTCTTGTGTTTGCGCACTGTCCCGGAAACGTCACAGGAcgtaa
- the ntf3 gene encoding neurotrophin-3 isoform X3 — translation MVTFITILQVNLVMSILLYVMVLVYLYGIQATNMENSRQGQQQQQQQQQQQHQQQQQQPSPDPLNSLIIQLLQADLTRGRTRGNQTQQGKSRDTDHRDALPPLHSANLVPEERGDAEQWGEAGRSGESNASVDEGQITMLNSDLLRQHKRFNSPRVLLSDRAPLQPPPLYMADDFVSGGPEGETSGNKTRKKRYTEHKSYRGEYSVCDSESQWVTDKTQGVDTRGTPVTVLGKIKTSVTQDIKQYFYETRCQTPRPFKGGCRGIDDKNWNSQCKTTQTYVRALTQVRNSVGWRWIRIDTSCVCALSRKRHRT, via the exons ATGGTTACCTTTATTACG ATCTTACAGGTGAATCTAGTGATGTCCATCCTGCTCTATGTGATGGTCCTCGTGTACCTCTATGGTATCCAGGCAACCAACATGGAAAACAGTCGCCAGGggcaacagcagcaacagcagcagcagcagcagcagcaccagcagcagcagcagcagcccagTCCGGACCCTTTAAACTCCCTCATCATCCAGCTCCTCCAGGCTGACCTGACCAGAGGCAGGACAAGGGGGAACCAGACCCAGCAGGGGAAAAGCAGGGACACGGACCACCGCGATGCGCTGCCGCCTCTCCACAGTGCTAACCTGGTTCCGGAGGAACGCGGGGACGCGGAGCAGTGGGGAGAGGCGGGCCGCAGCGGCGAAAGCAACGCCAGTGTGGACGAGGGGCAGATAACCATGTTGAACTCGGACCTACTGAGGCAGCACAAGCGCTTTAATTCCCCCCGAGTGCTGCTGAGTGACCGAGCACCGCTGCAACCGCCGCCGCTGTATATGGCGGATGACTTTGTAAGTGGCGGACCAGAGGGCGAAACATCCGGAAACAAGACCCGGAAGAAGCGCTACACTGAACACAAGAGTTATCGCGGGGAATACTCCGTGTGCGACAGTGAGAGCCAGTGGGTGACTGATAAAACTCAGGGGGTGGACACGAGGGGAACCCCCGTCACCGTTTTGGGCAAAATTAAAACCAGCGTGACTCAGGatattaaacaatatttttacgAGACGCGTTGTCAGACCCCGCGGCCTTTCAAGGGAGGCTGCAGGGGTATTGACGACAAGAACTGGAACTCGCAATGTAAGACGACACAGACTTACGTGCGAGCGCTAACGCAAGTTCGCAACTCAGTCGGCTGGAGGTGGATACGCATTGATACTTCTTGTGTTTGCGCACTGTCCCGGAAACGTCACAGGAcgtaa
- the ntf3 gene encoding neurotrophin-3 isoform X2, with protein sequence MPTAKQTKILQVNLVMSILLYVMVLVYLYGIQATNMENSRQGQQQQQQQQQQQHQQQQQQPSPDPLNSLIIQLLQADLTRGRTRGNQTQQGKSRDTDHRDALPPLHSANLVPEERGDAEQWGEAGRSGESNASVDEGQITMLNSDLLRQHKRFNSPRVLLSDRAPLQPPPLYMADDFVSGGPEGETSGNKTRKKRYTEHKSYRGEYSVCDSESQWVTDKTQGVDTRGTPVTVLGKIKTSVTQDIKQYFYETRCQTPRPFKGGCRGIDDKNWNSQCKTTQTYVRALTQVRNSVGWRWIRIDTSCVCALSRKRHRT encoded by the exons ATGCCGACTGCCAAACAAACAAAG ATCTTACAGGTGAATCTAGTGATGTCCATCCTGCTCTATGTGATGGTCCTCGTGTACCTCTATGGTATCCAGGCAACCAACATGGAAAACAGTCGCCAGGggcaacagcagcaacagcagcagcagcagcagcagcaccagcagcagcagcagcagcccagTCCGGACCCTTTAAACTCCCTCATCATCCAGCTCCTCCAGGCTGACCTGACCAGAGGCAGGACAAGGGGGAACCAGACCCAGCAGGGGAAAAGCAGGGACACGGACCACCGCGATGCGCTGCCGCCTCTCCACAGTGCTAACCTGGTTCCGGAGGAACGCGGGGACGCGGAGCAGTGGGGAGAGGCGGGCCGCAGCGGCGAAAGCAACGCCAGTGTGGACGAGGGGCAGATAACCATGTTGAACTCGGACCTACTGAGGCAGCACAAGCGCTTTAATTCCCCCCGAGTGCTGCTGAGTGACCGAGCACCGCTGCAACCGCCGCCGCTGTATATGGCGGATGACTTTGTAAGTGGCGGACCAGAGGGCGAAACATCCGGAAACAAGACCCGGAAGAAGCGCTACACTGAACACAAGAGTTATCGCGGGGAATACTCCGTGTGCGACAGTGAGAGCCAGTGGGTGACTGATAAAACTCAGGGGGTGGACACGAGGGGAACCCCCGTCACCGTTTTGGGCAAAATTAAAACCAGCGTGACTCAGGatattaaacaatatttttacgAGACGCGTTGTCAGACCCCGCGGCCTTTCAAGGGAGGCTGCAGGGGTATTGACGACAAGAACTGGAACTCGCAATGTAAGACGACACAGACTTACGTGCGAGCGCTAACGCAAGTTCGCAACTCAGTCGGCTGGAGGTGGATACGCATTGATACTTCTTGTGTTTGCGCACTGTCCCGGAAACGTCACAGGAcgtaa